A portion of the Microlunatus phosphovorus NM-1 genome contains these proteins:
- a CDS encoding o-succinylbenzoate synthase, which produces MPYTYALGLRTRFRGITQRQGMVWRGSVGWAEWSPFLDYDGAEIVPWLQAADEAAEQGWPTPIRDEVEVNATVPAIGPAQAAAIVKAAGCRTAKVKVGERGQTLTDDLDRVAAVREALGPRGRIRVDANGAWDVDQATNALARLSRFELEYAEQPCRTVDELATLRVALARANLDVPIAADESIRRAADPYLVARKQAADVAVLKVQPLGGVRACLQIAAEIGLPVVVSSALETSIGIAAGVALAAALPELPYACGLNTVRLFTGDLAAQPLIAVDGRIQVRAVNPDPDLLTSCAADDETRQFWQARLGQTRQLAERGSSQRPSQRPSQRQRGDLDG; this is translated from the coding sequence GTGCCGTACACCTACGCGCTCGGCCTGCGCACCCGATTCCGCGGGATCACCCAGCGGCAGGGGATGGTGTGGCGGGGCAGCGTCGGTTGGGCTGAGTGGAGCCCGTTTCTCGACTACGACGGCGCCGAGATCGTGCCCTGGCTGCAGGCCGCCGACGAAGCCGCCGAGCAGGGTTGGCCGACGCCGATCCGGGATGAGGTCGAGGTCAATGCCACCGTGCCGGCCATCGGTCCCGCGCAGGCCGCAGCGATCGTCAAAGCTGCCGGCTGCCGAACCGCCAAGGTCAAGGTCGGCGAGCGCGGTCAGACCCTCACCGATGATCTCGACCGCGTCGCCGCCGTCCGTGAGGCGCTCGGTCCGCGTGGTCGGATCCGGGTCGACGCCAATGGCGCCTGGGACGTGGACCAAGCGACCAATGCGCTCGCCAGATTGAGTCGGTTCGAGCTGGAATACGCCGAGCAGCCATGCCGTACGGTCGACGAACTGGCGACGCTGCGGGTCGCGCTGGCTCGCGCGAACCTGGATGTTCCGATCGCGGCCGACGAGTCCATCCGACGCGCCGCTGACCCTTATCTGGTCGCCCGGAAGCAGGCGGCCGACGTCGCTGTGCTCAAGGTCCAGCCGCTGGGTGGAGTCCGCGCCTGTCTGCAGATCGCCGCGGAGATCGGGCTCCCGGTCGTCGTCTCCAGCGCGTTGGAGACCTCGATCGGGATCGCCGCCGGGGTCGCTCTGGCCGCCGCGCTCCCGGAACTGCCCTATGCCTGCGGGCTGAACACGGTACGGCTGTTCACCGGAGATCTTGCCGCGCAGCCGCTGATCGCCGTCGACGGGCGGATCCAGGTCCGGGCCGTCAATCCGGATCCGGATCTGCTCACGTCGTGCGCCGCGGACGACGAGACCCGGCAGTTCTGGCAGGCTCGCCTCGGGCAGACCCGCCAGCTGGCCGAACGAGGGTCTTCGCAACGGCCCTCACAGCGGCCCTCGCAACGGCAGAGAGGAGACCTCGATGGGTGA
- the menD gene encoding 2-succinyl-5-enolpyruvyl-6-hydroxy-3-cyclohexene-1-carboxylic-acid synthase, producing MGDASRCAQLVVTELLGVGVQEVVLSPGSRSAPLAYELFEADKIGLLRLHVRIDERTAGFLALGLAKASERPVAVITTSGTAAANVHPAVMEAFHSHVPLIVLTADRPRAVRYAGGNQTTDQAGLFARHVRAETQIDDNPATPRSWRFELGRVLTAATGARSGTPGPVHINVSFSEPLVPGPESPPIQPEMTVFPRTWQAEPVELTPGPQTLVVAGAMSPAAGAAARAFAERADLPLLAESVSNARGGPNALTTGRLLLRTELGEEIERVIMFGHPTLSRPVLRLLARDDLDLVIVSSTAEWIDPGTSARVVADAVALDPAGDDWRSRWGEADESMKIRLNSLLDGLPYLSGPTVAGRLWSALGSADTLVVGSSSPVRDLDLATVTPDPPAVYANRGLAGIDGTVSTAIGVGLIVERPTHALMGDETFLHDTTGLITGQLEQRPNLRILVANDNGGSIFATLEHGHPTHSSSYERIFGTPHDVDIERLATATGAGYSRVETADQLDEVLAEPPLGIEVVEAVIDRRLRRVLDNQIGALC from the coding sequence ATGGGTGATGCGTCTCGCTGCGCCCAGCTGGTGGTCACCGAACTGCTCGGTGTGGGCGTACAAGAAGTGGTGCTCTCTCCCGGATCGCGCAGCGCACCGCTGGCGTACGAGCTGTTCGAGGCCGACAAGATCGGGCTGCTGCGACTGCATGTCCGGATCGACGAGCGTACGGCCGGCTTCCTCGCACTGGGCTTGGCCAAAGCCTCGGAACGTCCGGTGGCGGTCATCACGACCTCGGGTACGGCCGCTGCCAATGTCCATCCCGCCGTGATGGAGGCGTTTCACAGCCACGTCCCGTTGATCGTGCTGACGGCGGATCGACCGCGCGCGGTCCGCTATGCCGGTGGCAATCAGACCACCGACCAGGCCGGCCTGTTCGCCCGGCACGTGCGTGCCGAGACCCAGATCGATGACAACCCGGCGACTCCTCGGTCCTGGCGGTTTGAGCTGGGTCGGGTGCTGACGGCTGCCACCGGTGCGCGCAGCGGTACGCCGGGACCGGTTCACATCAACGTCTCGTTCAGTGAGCCGTTGGTGCCAGGGCCGGAGAGTCCTCCGATCCAGCCCGAGATGACGGTGTTTCCGCGCACCTGGCAGGCGGAACCGGTCGAGCTCACGCCCGGACCGCAGACTCTGGTCGTCGCCGGGGCCATGTCACCGGCAGCCGGGGCGGCTGCCCGGGCGTTTGCCGAGCGGGCCGATCTGCCCCTGCTCGCCGAGTCGGTGAGCAATGCGCGCGGGGGTCCGAATGCCCTGACCACCGGTCGGTTGCTGCTGCGTACCGAGCTGGGCGAGGAGATCGAGCGGGTGATCATGTTCGGTCACCCCACCTTGTCGCGTCCAGTGCTGCGGCTGCTGGCTCGCGACGATCTCGATCTGGTCATCGTGTCGTCGACCGCGGAGTGGATCGACCCCGGCACCAGCGCTCGGGTGGTCGCCGATGCGGTTGCCCTGGACCCGGCCGGTGACGACTGGCGCTCCCGGTGGGGCGAGGCGGATGAGTCGATGAAGATCCGACTGAACAGCCTGCTCGACGGGCTGCCCTATCTCAGCGGTCCGACTGTTGCGGGTCGGCTGTGGTCTGCTCTGGGGAGCGCGGACACCTTGGTGGTGGGATCGTCGTCGCCGGTCCGTGACCTGGATCTGGCGACCGTGACTCCCGATCCGCCGGCGGTGTATGCCAACCGCGGACTGGCCGGGATCGACGGCACCGTTTCGACGGCCATCGGCGTGGGCTTGATCGTGGAGCGTCCCACCCATGCGCTGATGGGCGATGAGACGTTCCTGCACGACACCACCGGACTGATCACCGGTCAGCTCGAGCAACGGCCGAACCTGCGGATCCTGGTAGCCAACGACAATGGCGGGTCCATCTTCGCGACCTTGGAGCATGGTCACCCCACCCATTCGAGCAGCTACGAGCGGATCTTCGGCACGCCCCACGACGTCGACATCGAGCGTCTGGCCACTGCCACCGGCGCCGGCTATTCCCGGGTCGAGACCGCCGATCAGCTGGACGAGGTGCTCGCCGAGCCACCGCTGGGCATCGAAGTCGTCGAAGCCGTCATCGACCGCCGCCTGCGCCGCGTCCTGGACAACCAGATCGGCGCCCTCTGCTAG
- a CDS encoding threonine/serine dehydratase — MDELTYSQVEAAAERISGKVREVTVARADSDLAGSGRTEVYLALEFLQHTGTFKARGAQNFIQAHRDTGTLPDAGVTIASGGNAGMACAWAAREQGVPATVFLPATAPRVKVDRLRGYGADVRLVGTEYADALAACAEYAATTGALTSHAYDHPLIAAGAGTLMMELHAQLPDLHTVVVAVGGGGLFTGVATAARQYGVHTVAVEPEGCRALNAALQAGRPVDVSVDSVAADSLGARRVSELASRAALRGNVTSVTVPDSAIVSARQLLWDDYRLAVEHAAGAALAGLLDPAGYRPRPEEKVCVVLCGANTDPSSLR; from the coding sequence GTGGATGAGCTGACGTACTCCCAGGTCGAGGCTGCCGCCGAACGCATCTCCGGCAAGGTTCGCGAGGTTACGGTGGCGCGGGCGGACTCGGACCTGGCCGGCAGCGGCCGGACAGAGGTGTATCTGGCGCTCGAATTCCTGCAGCACACCGGAACATTCAAGGCCCGCGGTGCACAGAACTTCATCCAGGCGCACCGGGACACCGGGACCCTGCCCGATGCCGGCGTGACCATTGCGTCGGGTGGCAACGCCGGTATGGCCTGCGCCTGGGCTGCAAGAGAGCAAGGCGTACCGGCGACGGTGTTCCTCCCGGCCACAGCACCCCGGGTGAAGGTGGATCGGCTGCGTGGTTATGGTGCCGACGTCCGGTTGGTCGGCACCGAATACGCCGATGCGCTGGCTGCTTGTGCGGAGTACGCCGCCACCACCGGGGCATTGACCTCGCACGCCTACGATCACCCGCTCATTGCTGCCGGTGCAGGAACGCTCATGATGGAGCTTCACGCGCAGCTTCCCGATCTGCACACGGTGGTCGTGGCCGTGGGTGGCGGTGGGCTGTTCACCGGTGTGGCCACCGCCGCCCGGCAGTACGGGGTGCATACCGTCGCCGTGGAACCCGAGGGTTGTCGTGCATTGAACGCCGCCCTGCAGGCGGGCCGACCCGTCGACGTCAGCGTGGACTCGGTGGCCGCAGACTCGCTGGGCGCCCGCCGCGTCTCCGAGCTGGCCTCTCGGGCAGCCCTCCGAGGCAACGTGACCTCGGTGACGGTGCCAGACTCCGCGATCGTGTCAGCACGCCAGCTGTTGTGGGACGACTATCGCCTCGCCGTCGAACATGCCGCCGGAGCGGCCCTGGCTGGACTGCTCGACCCAGCCGGCTATCGCCCTCGACCGGAGGAGAAGGTCTGCGTGGTGCTCTGCGGAGCCAACACCGACCCGAGCAGCCTCCGCTGA
- a CDS encoding SDR family oxidoreductase, with protein sequence MTDFNGRPILVTGASGGIGGETARQLVAAGADVIASGRSEEALGTLSQEIGCRVLPFDLTSEDGVREALDGLDVYGVVNCGGYGGEIATPMDTDIAVFDKVITINARGALLVTKYTSRSMVRLGRGGSIVNVSSQASLVGLSGHISYGSSKAALDNITRVSALELGKYNIRVNSVNPTVVMTPMSAWYWGRPDIEGPFLEAMPLGRWATEAEIAAPIVFLLSDGASMISGVSLPIDGGYTCC encoded by the coding sequence ATGACAGACTTCAACGGCCGCCCGATCCTGGTCACCGGGGCCAGCGGGGGCATCGGCGGCGAGACCGCTCGCCAGCTCGTCGCGGCCGGCGCCGACGTGATCGCCAGCGGACGCTCGGAGGAGGCCCTGGGTACGTTGTCGCAGGAGATCGGCTGCCGGGTGCTGCCGTTCGACCTCACCTCCGAGGACGGCGTCCGCGAAGCTCTTGACGGTCTCGACGTGTACGGCGTGGTGAACTGCGGTGGTTACGGTGGCGAGATCGCTACGCCGATGGACACCGACATCGCCGTATTCGACAAGGTGATCACCATCAACGCCCGTGGTGCACTGCTGGTCACCAAGTACACGTCGCGCTCGATGGTCCGGCTCGGCCGGGGCGGTTCGATCGTCAACGTGTCCTCCCAGGCGAGCCTGGTCGGGCTGAGCGGCCACATCTCGTACGGCTCCTCGAAAGCCGCTCTGGACAACATCACCCGTGTCTCCGCCTTGGAGTTGGGCAAGTACAACATCCGGGTCAACAGTGTGAATCCGACCGTCGTGATGACCCCGATGTCGGCCTGGTACTGGGGCCGGCCGGACATCGAGGGCCCATTCCTGGAGGCGATGCCGCTGGGACGATGGGCGACCGAGGCCGAGATCGCCGCGCCGATCGTGTTCTTGTTGAGCGATGGTGCATCGATGATCAGCGGGGTGTCGCTGCCGATCGACGGGGGCTATACCTGCTGCTGA
- a CDS encoding LacI family DNA-binding transcriptional regulator — translation MVTMRDVAAVAGVSAKTVSRVFNDNPHVTAETKQRVEAALRELNYVPNAIATTFRTGRAPVIGVAVPDIIDPFFASIAKAAETLAAEHGMSVVITNLRSPDREPEVVQSLLRQALSGLVIAPAALDHGYLKAWIDRTPVVFVDRQPVGVAADSFIEDDVGGAHLATSHLVEHGHTRIGFIGDDLALPTTRARLEGYRAALSDAGIALDDSLVAVGAVDRAGAAATFADLDRAGPSAVFCSNARAAISLVPILQDSGLAITTFGDFPLADMLTPSWTVIDQDPLQLGALAAQRILDRLAKPNRRYRRRTVLPVRLVERDSCRIATRLEGFRLAADRR, via the coding sequence ATGGTGACGATGCGCGACGTGGCCGCCGTCGCCGGCGTCAGCGCCAAGACCGTTTCGCGTGTCTTCAACGACAACCCGCACGTCACGGCCGAGACCAAGCAGCGGGTCGAGGCGGCCCTTCGTGAGCTGAACTACGTGCCGAACGCGATCGCGACCACCTTCCGTACCGGCCGGGCCCCTGTCATCGGTGTCGCAGTGCCCGACATCATCGACCCGTTCTTCGCCTCCATCGCCAAGGCGGCGGAGACTCTCGCCGCCGAGCACGGTATGTCGGTCGTGATCACGAATCTCCGCAGCCCCGACCGTGAGCCCGAGGTGGTGCAATCACTCCTGCGGCAGGCGCTCAGCGGGCTGGTGATAGCCCCGGCCGCCTTGGACCACGGCTATCTCAAGGCCTGGATCGATCGCACCCCTGTGGTCTTCGTCGACCGCCAGCCGGTGGGAGTGGCGGCCGACTCTTTCATCGAGGACGACGTCGGTGGTGCTCACTTGGCAACCAGCCACCTCGTCGAGCACGGCCACACCCGCATCGGGTTCATTGGCGACGATCTCGCCCTGCCCACCACCCGGGCCCGTCTCGAGGGATATCGGGCCGCCCTGAGTGACGCCGGGATAGCCCTCGACGACAGTCTGGTCGCGGTGGGCGCCGTCGATCGTGCCGGGGCCGCCGCGACGTTCGCGGACCTCGATCGTGCCGGTCCCAGCGCGGTGTTCTGCTCCAACGCCCGTGCTGCGATCAGTCTCGTCCCCATCCTGCAGGACAGTGGCCTGGCCATCACCACCTTCGGTGACTTCCCTCTGGCCGACATGCTCACGCCGTCCTGGACCGTGATCGACCAGGACCCGCTGCAACTCGGCGCCCTCGCCGCCCAGCGGATCTTGGATCGGCTCGCCAAACCCAACCGCCGTTACCGGCGCCGTACGGTATTGCCGGTCCGGCTGGTCGAGAGAGATTCCTGCCGGATCGCCACCCGGCTGGAGGGATTCCGGCTGGCCGCCGACCGGCGCTGA
- a CDS encoding ATP-binding protein: protein MLINGARQSGKSTLAAQLGADAVWRTLDDAPTRAAALSDPAGFVAPTGQMQIIDEVQRAPELLLAIKAVVDQNADPGQFLLTGSARVLAMRGVTDALPGRTETIELWPLSQGEIEHEADGFVDAIFTLGADFRHESDESRTAYIERLVRGGFPGAIGRPAPRRARFLDSYVGDLVNRDVVQLSEIQRGPEMHTLIEVLAGRSGQTLAAGSLATKIGLPRDTVARYLRLLEEVFLIKRIPAWARNINTRATAAPKLAFVDSGIAANLLDQDAASLRRPDAPLGALMEGFVAMEIARQLTWSHTRARLSHYRTRDGVEVDLVLEDRRRRVIAIEVKAASTVRTEDFRGIRHLAERLGDDLVVGIVLYTGAQTLPFGNRLRAIPISALWRTL from the coding sequence GTGCTCATCAACGGCGCCAGGCAGAGTGGCAAGAGCACGCTGGCCGCCCAGTTGGGCGCCGATGCCGTGTGGCGGACCTTGGACGACGCACCGACCCGTGCCGCGGCGCTGTCCGACCCAGCAGGTTTCGTGGCACCGACCGGACAGATGCAGATCATCGACGAGGTCCAGCGTGCGCCTGAACTGCTGCTCGCCATCAAGGCGGTAGTCGATCAGAACGCCGATCCGGGGCAGTTCCTCCTCACTGGGTCGGCCCGCGTGCTAGCGATGCGTGGCGTCACCGACGCGCTTCCGGGGCGCACCGAGACCATCGAGCTCTGGCCACTGTCACAAGGCGAGATCGAGCACGAAGCCGACGGCTTCGTGGACGCGATCTTCACCCTCGGCGCAGACTTCCGCCACGAATCCGACGAATCCCGCACGGCATACATCGAGCGACTCGTACGTGGCGGGTTCCCCGGCGCGATCGGGAGACCAGCCCCGCGACGGGCCCGCTTCCTCGATTCCTATGTCGGCGATCTCGTCAATCGTGACGTCGTCCAACTCTCCGAGATCCAGCGTGGACCTGAAATGCATACGCTGATCGAGGTTCTCGCGGGTCGCTCCGGGCAAACGCTGGCTGCGGGCTCACTCGCCACCAAAATCGGTCTCCCACGTGACACTGTCGCCCGCTATCTGCGCTTACTGGAAGAGGTTTTCCTGATCAAGCGGATCCCTGCCTGGGCCCGCAACATCAACACCAGAGCAACCGCGGCACCAAAGCTGGCGTTCGTAGACAGTGGCATTGCCGCCAACCTGCTTGACCAAGATGCCGCATCCCTTCGCCGGCCAGACGCACCCCTCGGCGCCCTGATGGAGGGATTTGTGGCCATGGAGATTGCCCGCCAGCTCACCTGGTCACACACCCGCGCCCGGCTGAGCCACTACCGAACCCGCGACGGAGTCGAAGTCGACCTGGTGCTCGAGGATCGCCGCCGCCGGGTCATCGCGATCGAAGTGAAAGCAGCCTCAACCGTACGAACGGAGGATTTCCGCGGCATTCGCCACCTCGCCGAACGCCTTGGCGACGATCTCGTGGTCGGCATAGTCCTGTATACGGGCGCCCAAACGCTGCCGTTCGGCAACCGCCTGCGCGCCATCCCGATTTCCGCGCTCTGGCGCACACTCTGA
- a CDS encoding glycoside hydrolase family 3 protein has protein sequence MVSTLGKVWDGVRADGRKGLAVTSEDTLAGGLSGGQLLAELDLTTKVRLLTGTSWFTFGDAADVGVGEIRMSDGMTGVRGAKFHGGPLVTLFPGATSLSSSWDEDSAYQLGRLLADEARLRGVQLVLGPTANLHRSALGGRLFEGFAEDPLLTGKLTAAVVRGLQDHGVGACVKHLVGNESETERESMNSVIDEPTLRELYLLPFEIAVAESDPWAMLSAYNRVNGVACTEHDLVNNQILKGEWGYRGLVISELLAAQSVEATANGGLDLVMPEVGSPWAAGLVDAVRSGAVTEDTLDDHVGRLLLLAERVGALQGRPAPQGGPTPQSRPTQQRTEEPANAAELSSFLVSLAAAGMTVLTNRDAVLPLSGDQQVAVIGRHAVETTCVGGGSAQVVPPQQVSIGEGLTTALGSAVTLVDGVEIRAEAVPARPSFVRDPTTGEPGVGFALLRADGTTIEQRASITATTMIGLEDEFTETVASVVIRARLDQGGPVQLGVVGVGDWSLSVDDQPTWETALSTHSGMMGEEFLDPPRATVTVQVLDHALVEATVLLPPVGDSGRPPSLFGLIARSAPRPADEVIAEAVEAASAADVAVVVVGLTDEQETEAVDKTTLALPGEQDRLVYAVAAAAPQTVVVVNAATPVLMPWLDAVDAVLWAGLPGQEAGHAVAAALLGTIEPSGRLVTSFPSADGAAPAWSVTPTDGDVVYREGTFVGYRGHFAGTAPAPAFWFGHGLGYTSWRYDQPVLLDGTDPAAVEVAVTNVGGRTSRELVQLYFDPADPAQPVRLVGWAAAVVRPGDTAQVTVIGDSRLWRRWDAETGTWTHLPRTGRLLVARGLGDIRGTITL, from the coding sequence ATGGTGTCTACCCTTGGCAAGGTCTGGGACGGGGTACGTGCCGACGGCCGAAAGGGGCTGGCTGTGACAAGCGAGGACACTTTGGCGGGCGGGCTATCCGGCGGCCAGCTGCTGGCCGAGCTAGACCTCACGACGAAGGTGCGGTTGTTGACCGGCACCTCGTGGTTCACCTTTGGCGACGCGGCCGACGTCGGGGTGGGCGAGATCAGGATGTCGGACGGCATGACCGGGGTCCGCGGCGCGAAGTTCCACGGCGGTCCACTCGTGACGCTGTTCCCAGGCGCGACCTCGTTGTCGTCGAGTTGGGACGAGGACTCGGCGTACCAGCTGGGCCGCCTGCTGGCGGACGAGGCGAGGCTCCGCGGGGTTCAGCTGGTGCTGGGTCCGACGGCGAACCTGCACCGGTCCGCCCTGGGCGGCCGGCTGTTCGAGGGGTTCGCCGAGGATCCGCTGCTGACCGGCAAGCTGACCGCCGCGGTGGTACGCGGTCTCCAGGACCATGGGGTGGGCGCCTGCGTGAAGCACCTGGTGGGCAACGAGTCCGAGACCGAGCGCGAGTCGATGAACAGCGTGATCGACGAGCCGACCCTGCGTGAGCTGTACCTGCTGCCGTTCGAGATCGCGGTGGCGGAGTCGGACCCATGGGCGATGTTGTCGGCCTACAACCGGGTCAACGGGGTCGCCTGCACGGAGCACGATCTGGTCAACAACCAGATCCTCAAAGGCGAATGGGGCTATCGAGGTCTGGTCATCTCCGAGCTGCTGGCTGCCCAGTCGGTCGAGGCGACCGCCAACGGCGGACTGGATCTCGTGATGCCGGAGGTCGGGAGTCCCTGGGCGGCCGGGCTGGTCGACGCGGTCCGGTCAGGTGCGGTGACCGAGGACACCCTGGACGACCATGTCGGCCGGCTGTTGCTGCTGGCCGAACGTGTCGGTGCCCTGCAGGGTAGGCCCGCTCCGCAGGGTGGACCGACACCGCAGAGCAGACCGACACAGCAGCGGACCGAGGAGCCGGCGAACGCAGCAGAGCTGTCGAGCTTCCTGGTCAGCCTGGCGGCCGCAGGCATGACGGTGCTGACCAATCGTGACGCGGTGCTGCCGCTCTCCGGCGATCAACAAGTCGCCGTGATCGGCCGGCATGCGGTCGAGACGACCTGTGTGGGTGGTGGGTCGGCGCAGGTCGTGCCTCCCCAGCAGGTGAGCATCGGCGAAGGGCTGACCACCGCTCTCGGCTCCGCCGTGACCTTGGTCGACGGGGTGGAGATCCGCGCCGAGGCCGTACCCGCTCGGCCGTCGTTCGTTCGCGACCCCACCACCGGGGAACCGGGCGTGGGCTTCGCACTGCTGCGGGCCGACGGCACCACCATCGAGCAGCGGGCCAGCATCACGGCGACCACGATGATCGGACTGGAGGACGAGTTCACCGAGACCGTCGCCTCGGTCGTCATCCGGGCTCGGCTCGACCAGGGCGGTCCGGTGCAGCTCGGGGTGGTCGGGGTCGGCGACTGGAGCCTGTCGGTCGATGACCAGCCGACTTGGGAGACTGCCCTCTCGACCCACAGCGGCATGATGGGTGAGGAGTTCCTGGATCCGCCTCGGGCGACCGTGACCGTACAGGTTCTCGACCATGCCCTGGTCGAAGCCACAGTCTTGTTGCCCCCGGTCGGCGACTCGGGTCGTCCGCCCTCGTTGTTCGGCCTGATCGCGCGATCGGCTCCCCGGCCCGCCGACGAGGTGATCGCCGAGGCAGTCGAGGCGGCCTCGGCGGCCGACGTGGCAGTGGTGGTCGTCGGGCTCACCGACGAGCAGGAGACCGAGGCCGTCGACAAGACCACGCTGGCGTTGCCGGGTGAGCAGGACCGTCTGGTGTACGCCGTCGCGGCGGCAGCACCTCAGACAGTGGTAGTCGTGAACGCCGCGACTCCGGTGTTGATGCCCTGGCTCGACGCCGTCGACGCCGTGCTCTGGGCCGGGCTGCCCGGCCAGGAGGCAGGCCATGCGGTAGCGGCGGCATTGCTCGGCACGATCGAGCCGTCCGGGCGGCTCGTGACCAGCTTCCCGAGCGCCGACGGCGCCGCCCCGGCATGGTCGGTGACCCCGACCGACGGAGACGTGGTCTACCGGGAAGGGACCTTCGTGGGCTACCGCGGGCACTTCGCCGGCACGGCTCCCGCGCCCGCCTTCTGGTTCGGCCACGGACTGGGCTACACCAGCTGGCGTTATGACCAGCCGGTGCTGCTCGACGGCACGGACCCGGCGGCCGTCGAGGTGGCAGTCACCAACGTCGGAGGACGGACCAGCCGCGAGCTCGTCCAGCTCTACTTCGACCCGGCCGACCCCGCCCAGCCGGTCCGGCTGGTCGGCTGGGCTGCCGCGGTGGTCAGACCTGGCGACACCGCCCAGGTGACGGTTATCGGCGACTCCCGGCTGTGGCGCCGCTGGGATGCCGAGACCGGCACGTGGACCCACCTCCCCCGAACCGGGCGTCTGTTAGTCGCCCGTGGTCTCGGCGACATTCGCGGCACGATCACCCTCTGA
- a CDS encoding B3/B4 domain-containing protein has protein sequence MPDLPGPDLPVSDLSGSDSSGLQAFLADASVDEAVFELRPDYRALLLAVDGITPGPSDESSEQLLQAAESAARYATASTPVDQLPHIAAWRDAYRAFGAKPQRTRNSVEALTRRAVGPGLPRVNRLTDLYNAISMLHQLPLGGEDLSRYQGPPKLVRATGQESFDTATEGEPVIEHPLPGEVVWCDNAGVTCRRWNWRQARRTQLTDETTSALFILDVLDPMTDEQLTIAADELVDHLKQLGPEVAVVRRLLANPRD, from the coding sequence ATGCCTGACCTCCCCGGGCCTGATCTCCCCGTGTCTGATCTCTCCGGATCTGATTCTTCCGGCCTGCAAGCGTTCTTAGCCGACGCCTCGGTCGATGAGGCCGTGTTCGAACTGCGACCCGACTACCGGGCGCTGCTGCTGGCCGTCGACGGCATCACACCCGGACCCAGCGACGAGTCGAGCGAGCAACTGCTCCAGGCCGCCGAGTCGGCGGCACGATACGCGACAGCCAGCACGCCCGTCGATCAGCTGCCACACATCGCTGCCTGGCGGGATGCGTACCGGGCCTTCGGCGCGAAACCTCAGCGGACTCGCAACAGCGTCGAGGCGTTGACCCGCCGGGCAGTCGGCCCGGGTCTGCCCCGGGTCAATCGGCTCACCGATCTCTACAACGCGATCTCCATGCTGCACCAACTCCCCCTCGGCGGGGAGGATCTGAGCCGCTATCAGGGTCCGCCCAAGCTCGTCCGCGCCACCGGTCAGGAGTCGTTCGACACCGCAACCGAGGGAGAGCCGGTCATCGAGCACCCGCTGCCCGGCGAGGTCGTCTGGTGCGACAACGCCGGTGTGACCTGCCGTCGCTGGAACTGGCGTCAGGCCCGACGTACCCAGCTGACCGACGAGACGACGTCTGCGCTTTTCATCCTCGACGTTCTCGACCCGATGACCGACGAACAGCTGACCATCGCCGCCGACGAACTGGTCGACCACCTGAAACAGCTCGGCCCGGAAGTCGCTGTGGTCCGACGGCTGCTGGCCAACCCCCGCGACTGA
- a CDS encoding helix-turn-helix domain-containing protein, whose protein sequence is MDQEAASLSSAIGARVKHERQTRRWTLDRLAEATGVSRRMIINVEQGIANPSIAILLRISDALGIGLPSLVAPPESPAITVTRSGQGALLWSSEGGGRGVLVAGTKPPDVVELWDWTLAPGDRHDSEPHTAGTKELLQVLDGTILVEMGTQPVTLEIGDALTFDGDQPHSYRNQTTRPARFMLTVFEPGVGSGRTDHA, encoded by the coding sequence ATGGACCAGGAAGCAGCATCGCTGTCCTCGGCGATCGGCGCCCGGGTCAAGCACGAGCGACAGACCCGGCGTTGGACGCTGGACCGGCTGGCCGAGGCGACCGGGGTCAGTCGGCGCATGATCATCAACGTCGAGCAGGGCATCGCGAACCCGAGTATCGCGATCCTGCTGCGGATCAGCGACGCCCTCGGGATCGGCCTTCCGTCCCTCGTCGCCCCACCAGAGTCTCCCGCGATCACCGTCACTCGGTCAGGCCAGGGCGCGCTGCTGTGGAGCAGCGAGGGCGGCGGCCGTGGCGTACTGGTCGCGGGCACCAAGCCGCCCGATGTCGTCGAGTTGTGGGACTGGACGCTCGCCCCCGGCGATCGTCACGACTCCGAGCCGCATACTGCGGGCACCAAGGAGCTCCTTCAGGTGCTCGACGGCACCATCCTCGTCGAGATGGGCACGCAGCCGGTGACCCTCGAGATCGGCGACGCCCTGACCTTCGACGGCGATCAGCCGCACTCCTACCGCAACCAGACCACTCGGCCAGCCCGGTTCATGCTGACCGTCTTCGAGCCCGGCGTGGGCTCGGGAAGGACCGACCATGCCTGA